ATGACAACCATGCGCGCTGGACAACGCCCGGCTTTCAAAAGGACAAGTGGGAACGCGGCCCACTGATGCCGCGCTAGCGACCGCCGACCCACGTTGTGCGTCGGCACCAAACAGCGTGCCGGAAGTTGTGCCACAAGGCGATAGACCGCCAGATTCCCCCGCTGTAGCATGCGTTCAACGAGTGAGCGTATGCAGGCGGGGGAGTGAATGGCGACAGGTGTCGGTGAAGTAGTAAACGAACGCGCGTCGGACACATCATCGCTCTCGGAGGACATCGCCCGACGCGCACTCCTCGTCCTCCTTATCTCAGTCACGATCAACCTGGTCGGCACCACCGCCTACTCGCCGATGCTCTCGATCTACGCACGCGATCTCGGCGCGACCGGCCTGTGGATCGGCCTGCTCTACGGCGGGTTTTATGGCGTTCGCCTCGTCCTTGGCCGGCCGATCGGCGTCTTCTCCGACCGAGTCGGCCAGCGCCGAGTGCTACTCATCTCGACCGCGATCTACCCGCTCCTGGCTGTGCTCTACGCCATCTCGCCGAACATCCAGGCGCTCGTCGGCACGCGCCTGCTACACGGCATCGCCTCGGCGATGATGCTGCCGATGGCGATGGCCTACGTCGGCCTGCTCTCCCGCGAAGGTTCGGCCGGGCGCTACGCCAGCTACTTCAACTTCGCCAACTTCCTCGGCATGGCCATCGGTCCGCTCATCGGCGGACTCATCGTCGCCTATGTCGCGTTCAAGGGTCCGTTCTATCTGCTCCTGGTGCTTTCGGCACTCAACCTGCCACTCATCTTCTGGCTGTTACCCGACATTGACCAGTCAACCGCCGCCCCCGCGCGACCGCGGACCGATGGGCGTCGTTTCCAGATCGACCGTGCGTCACGGCGGGGTTGTTCGCCTATAACGCCGTCATCAACGCCAACACGAGATCCTGTTCGTCCCGTTCCTGCCGCTGCTGGCCAAGGCGATCGGCCTCTCGATCCTGCAGGGCGGCATGCTCATCTCCACGATCTACCTGATCACTTCGGCCAGCCAGATCCCGTTCGGACGACTGTCAGATGCTGTCTCACCGCTGGTTCTGGTGATTTTCGGCGGCATCGTCGCCGGCACCTGCCTGCTCGTCCTGGCCCGGCTCGACGCCTTCGCGCCGTCGATGGCCGTCGTCTGCGTCCTGGCGCTGGGCGGCTCGGCTGCGACCGCCGGACTCTCCGCCATCGCTGTCGAAGCCGGCCGCCGCCGCTCGATGGGCCGCTTCATGGGCGGCTTCCACTCCGCCGCATCGTTCGGCATGATCGCCATCTCCGTCGGCGCCGGCATCATCTTCGACAGCATCGGCATCAAAGCCGTCTTCGTCGTCGCCGGCCTGGTGACGCTGGCTCTGCTCACGCCGGTTGCGCTGCTGCTGCGAGGGACGCCGGAGGTGGGGCGGTAGGTAGAATAGAAGCGTCCAGACGAACAAGCAGATTGAGCGAAAGTAAGGATATTCAACGGCGATCCAGCAAGTAAGGAAAATTACCATTACGCTCAATGACGATGAATACGCTCGTCTTACTACTGAAGCACAGATGCGTGGACTTCAGCCAGATGAACTCGCTTCCAGATATGTACGGACTTCAATGGCTTGTAGTCGAGCGGAAGCCGAGCAGGAAGTACGAGAATCTGCATTGCAGGCTCTGAAAGATCTCCGCAAGTTGCGGGAGGAAAATCGGGCATTGGGCTATCCGTCCGTTGATGCAGTCGAACTCGTTCGGCAGGGCCGCGAAGAGCTCGAACATCGATCGGATCATTTGTGGCCGTCGTAATCGACGCGAATCTTCTGATCTCTCTAGCGATTGACGACACAAGAGTCCCGCTTGTTACAGAGCTAATCGAAACATGGATCGCATCGCAGACAGAAATGCATGCATCGATGCTCCTGGCATACGAGGTCGCAAGCGGTTTGACACGCGCGGTAGCTACGGGAACGTTTCCACTCGAGCAACTCGCGAAAGGAACACGTCGTTTCGAAGCGATCCCCGTCACGCTTCATCAATTGCCCGAGATAGACCGGGCTGTCGAAATTGCAGTCCGGCTCAGGCGGCAAAGCGCCCACGATGCCGCCTACGTCCTCGTCGCCCAGCAGCTCGACGCCGAAGTGTGGACGTTCGGCGGGCCGCTAGCACGCAACGCAGCTGGGATTGGCCTGCCGGTTCGCCTGATCGAGACGTAACGAAACGGGGAGAGAATCACTCCCCTCCCCATGATCCCGACTGTTCCTGCGTATGGAAACCATCGCCGCTGTGAATTACTGTTGGCTAATCCGCCGCCACCGGCTCCTCGCTCACCGTCGGCCGCCAGACATGCCCAGGGCGCACCTGCTCGGCCAGCACCTCGGCGATGTGCTTGACGGGGCGGCCGGTGAAGTGCTCGATCTGCTGGTGGCAGGAGACGCCGGCGGCGCTGATGGTTGTGTCCGGCGTGGTCTGGCGGACGCGCGGGAAGAGGCGCTCCTCGCCGACCTTGCGCGAGACGTCGTAGTGCTCGGCTTCGTAGCCGAACGAGCCGGCCATGCCGCAGCAGCCCGCTCCGGACTCCTGCGCGTCGATGCCGGCCAGTTTGAGCACGTCCATCGATGGCTTCGTGCCGATCAGCGCCTTCTGGTGGCAGTGGCCGTGGAAGAAGACGGAGCGCGGCTCAGTGCGCCACTCAATTCCGAGGCCCTCGGTCGCGGCGATGCGCGCCAGAAACTCGTCGATCATGAACGAGTTGGCCGCCACGTGTGCGGCATCCGGGTCGCCGGGCATCAGGTCGATATACTCGTCGCGCAGCGTCAGGATGCAGGACGGCTCCGAGCCAACGATCGGCACACCCTTGCGCGCATACGGAGCCAGCACGGCGATGTTCTCGCGCGCCAGTCCGCGTGCCTGCTCGACCAAACCCTTTGACAGCATCGGGCGACCGCAGCAGGCGCGGCGCGTCTCGACGATTACCTCATAGCCGGCCGCCTCCAGCAGTCGGACGGTTGCGCGTCCGACCCGTGGGTAGTTGAAGTTGGCGAACGTGTCGTGGAAGTAGACGACCTGTCCGCGCGTGTACTGCGGCTCGCTGGCCTGCTTCGCCTCGCGCTTGGCGAGGTGCTTCTTCCACCACGCTTCGAACGTCTCCTCGGCGAACGGCGACATGTCGCGTTCGGCAGCGATGCCGATCTTGCGCATGGCGAACTTGGCGATCGGCGACTTCATCGCCAGGTTGGCGAGCTTGGGCATCTTCGACGCCAGAACCGACGAGGCGTGGATGTTGGCGAAGATGCGCGTGCGCAGCGGCACGCCGTGCTCCGCCAGGTAGTGCGCCAGATACTCGGTTTTGATCTTGGCCATGTCGACGCTGGACGGGCACTCGGTCTTGCACGCCTTGCAGGAGAGGCACAGGTCGAGGACGTCGTAGACCTCTGGGCCGAGCAACTCGTCCGGCGAGAACATGCGACCGGAGAGCGCGTTACGCAGCGCGTTTGCGCGGGCGCGGGTGGTGTCCTTCTCGTCGCGCGTCGCCATGTAGGACGGGCACATTGTGCCGACGCCGACCTTGCGGCAGACACCGGCACCGTTGCACATCTCGATCGCGCGGGCGAAGCCGCCTTCCTTTGAGAAGTCGAGGAAGGTGGTGATCGGCACCGTCTGGTACTCGACACCGTAGCGCAGACTCTCGGTCATTGGCGGCGCGTCGACGACCTTGCCGGGGTTCATCAGACCCTGCGGATCGAAGATGCCCTTGAACTCACGCATCGCCTGATACAGCTCCGGGCCGAAGATCTTCTCGTTCAGCTCCGAGCGCTGCAGACCGTCGCCATGCTCGCCGCTGGCCACACCGCCGAAACGATAGGCCATGTCGGCGGCGGCGTGGGTCAGGTCGTCCATCTGGTGCACGCCCTCAGCACTCTTCAAGTTCACCAGCGGGCGAATGTGCAGGCAGCCGGCGCTGGCGTGCGCGTAGTAGGCGGCAGTGGTGCCGTGCTCAGCGCAGAGTTCCTTGATACCGGCCACGTACTCGGCTAGATGCTCGACCGGCACGGCGACGTCCTCAATGCCGGGGATGGGCTTGGCGTCGCCCTTGATGCTCATCAGCAGGCCGAGGCCCGCCTTGCGCACCGACCAGATGTCGGCCTGCTCCTTCGGATCGAACGCACGCACAATCGGCGTGTCCGGCAGCAGGCGCTGCTGGCGCAGGTGGTATTCCAGCTTGTCGACCTTATCGCGCAGCTCCTCGTCGCTCTCGCCGTAGAACTCGACCGCCAGCACTGCTTCCGGGTTGCCGGTGATGTTGGCGATCTGGGCGGCGTAGCCGGGCTGCGCGCGAGTCAGCTCGATCAGCATGCGGTCCATCAGCTCGATCGCCGATGGCTCAACCTCCAGGATCGAGGTCGTGACCTCCATCGACTGCACCAGATCGTCGAACTGAATCAGGGCCAGCGCCGTCTTGGTCGGTCGCGGCACGAGGCCGACGGTGACATCGAGCAACGTACCGAGCGTGCCTTCCGAGGACGCCAGCAGGCGCGCCGGGTTGAAATCGTCCTTCAGCATCTCGCGTAGTGAGTAGCCGGCCGCGCGCCGCCAGTGCCGCGGGAAGTCGCGCGCGATCAGCGGGCTGCGCTGCTCCTGGAAGGCGAGCAGCTTGGCCATCAGGCGACCGAGCGCGTCATCCTGCCCGGCGCGATCCAGTGCGCTGGGATCGAGGTTGACGGTCGAGCCATCGGCCAGCAGCAGAGACGCCTTCTGCAGGTGATCGACGGTCATGCCGTAGAGGATCGAGTGCGCGCCGGCCGAGTTGTTCGAGACGACGCCGCCGACGGTCGCGCGATTGCTGGAGCTGGGGTCGGGGCCGTACATCAGGCCATACTGACGCACCTTGGCACTGAGCAGATCGAGGTTGATACCGGGCTGGACGCGGGCAGTGCGCTCCTCGGGATTGATCTCCAGCACTTCGTTCATGTACTTCGAGAAGTCGAGGACGAGCGAGTGGCCGACGGTCTGCCCGGCCAGCGCCGAGCCACCGCCGCGCGGCAGGATCGAGATGCCGTACTTCGAAGCCAGCTCGTGGGCAGCGCGGACATCATCAGCGTGACGCGGAATGACGACACCGACCGGCTCGATCTGGTAGTTGCTCGCATCGGTCGAATAGAGCATCCGGGATGTGCGATCGAAGCGCACCTCGCCATCGATCCGCCCGCGCAATTCAGCTTCAAGCATGATCGTTGCGCCATCGACCTTTGTCATCGGAATTGTCGTCGCCATTTGCGCCTCCCGCACGGTCTTCCCACGCTCCCCTGATAGCGCAGTGTACAGCAGGACGGGCGCACAGAGGCAGCGCAAATGGCGACACAGGCCGCCCCCTGCAGGGTTGATGCTCGTCTTCACTACCGCACAACTGTGGGCATCTGCGGCGTGCTCCGCACGAACCCCGTCGATGGTCGTATGATGCGGTTTTAAAGTGCTGCAAGCTAACCACTCAGCCGCGCGGTGCATGGGACAAGCAGCGAACGCAAAGGAGGAGGCACGGGATGACCGTCCAGGAAGCAGGACTCCGACTCCTCGTCGCCGCGACACTCGGTTCCCTCATCGGACTCGACCGAGAGCGCAGCGACCGCGCAGCCGGACTACGGACCCACGCACTGGTTGCGACCGCATCGGCCCTGATCATGATCGTGTCGGCATTCGGATTCGACGATGCAGTCCAATCAGGAAGCATTGTGCTGGATCCCTCACGCGTCGCCGCGCAAGTCGTGAGCGGTGTCGGCTTTCTCGGCGCGGGCGTGATCATCCTGCGCCAGAACATCGTCCGTGGGCTGACCACTGCAGCCGGTGTCTGGGCGGTCGCCGGAAT
The Thermomicrobiales bacterium genome window above contains:
- a CDS encoding MFS transporter, with the protein product MQGGMLISTIYLITSASQIPFGRLSDAVSPLVLVIFGGIVAGTCLLVLARLDAFAPSMAVVCVLALGGSAATAGLSAIAVEAGRRRSMGRFMGGFHSAASFGMIAISVGAGIIFDSIGIKAVFVVAGLVTLALLTPVALLLRGTPEVGR
- a CDS encoding FAD-binding protein; translated protein: MATTIPMTKVDGATIMLEAELRGRIDGEVRFDRTSRMLYSTDASNYQIEPVGVVIPRHADDVRAAHELASKYGISILPRGGGSALAGQTVGHSLVLDFSKYMNEVLEINPEERTARVQPGINLDLLSAKVRQYGLMYGPDPSSSNRATVGGVVSNNSAGAHSILYGMTVDHLQKASLLLADGSTVNLDPSALDRAGQDDALGRLMAKLLAFQEQRSPLIARDFPRHWRRAAGYSLREMLKDDFNPARLLASSEGTLGTLLDVTVGLVPRPTKTALALIQFDDLVQSMEVTTSILEVEPSAIELMDRMLIELTRAQPGYAAQIANITGNPEAVLAVEFYGESDEELRDKVDKLEYHLRQQRLLPDTPIVRAFDPKEQADIWSVRKAGLGLLMSIKGDAKPIPGIEDVAVPVEHLAEYVAGIKELCAEHGTTAAYYAHASAGCLHIRPLVNLKSAEGVHQMDDLTHAAADMAYRFGGVASGEHGDGLQRSELNEKIFGPELYQAMREFKGIFDPQGLMNPGKVVDAPPMTESLRYGVEYQTVPITTFLDFSKEGGFARAIEMCNGAGVCRKVGVGTMCPSYMATRDEKDTTRARANALRNALSGRMFSPDELLGPEVYDVLDLCLSCKACKTECPSSVDMAKIKTEYLAHYLAEHGVPLRTRIFANIHASSVLASKMPKLANLAMKSPIAKFAMRKIGIAAERDMSPFAEETFEAWWKKHLAKREAKQASEPQYTRGQVVYFHDTFANFNYPRVGRATVRLLEAAGYEVIVETRRACCGRPMLSKGLVEQARGLARENIAVLAPYARKGVPIVGSEPSCILTLRDEYIDLMPGDPDAAHVAANSFMIDEFLARIAATEGLGIEWRTEPRSVFFHGHCHQKALIGTKPSMDVLKLAGIDAQESGAGCCGMAGSFGYEAEHYDVSRKVGEERLFPRVRQTTPDTTISAAGVSCHQQIEHFTGRPVKHIAEVLAEQVRPGHVWRPTVSEEPVAAD
- a CDS encoding type II toxin-antitoxin system VapC family toxin; this encodes MAVVIDANLLISLAIDDTRVPLVTELIETWIASQTEMHASMLLAYEVASGLTRAVATGTFPLEQLAKGTRRFEAIPVTLHQLPEIDRAVEIAVRLRRQSAHDAAYVLVAQQLDAEVWTFGGPLARNAAGIGLPVRLIET